The DNA region TGCCGATCTTGAATCTGCCATTGAGAACGATGCAGGGGGCATAGGTCTGCTGAGATCGGAGTTCCTGTATTTGCAGAGGGACAGTTTTCCCGATGAGGAAGAGCTTTTCTACAACTATCGCAGGGTAGTTGAGGATATGAAAGGCAAGCGCGTTGTTATACGCACACTGGATATCGGCGCTGACAAGACGGCTGACTACTTCAATCTTGACAAAGAGGAGAACCCTGCGCTGGGCATGAGGGCTGTAAGGCTTTGTCTGCGCAGGCAGGATATATTCAAAACTCAGCTGAGGGCGCTGCTCAGGGCATCGGCTTACGGAAAGCTTTCGATACTGATACCTATGGTGATAGATGTAGACGAGGTATACCGCGTAAAGGATATTATGCACAAGGTAAAGGACGAACTTCTCAGTAAGCATATAGCTTTCGGTAATGATGTGGAGCTTGGTGTCATGATCGAAACTCCCGCGGCGGTGATGATAAGCGATCTGCTGGCGAGAGAGGTGGACTTTTTCAGTATAGGTACCAATGATCTGGAACAGTACACATTGGCGATAGACAGGCAGAACCCGAACTACGAGAATGTTGTCCCGCCTAATCATCTGGCGGTGCTGAGAATGATAAAGCTTGTTGTTGACAATGCTCACAGCAAGGGAATAAAGGTTTGCCTTTGCGGAGAGATGGGAGCCGATCTTTCACTGACGGAGATACTTCTGGATATGCAGCTGGATTCATTATCGGTAGCACCTCCGCAGATACTTCCCGTAAGGCGTATGATACGCAGTCTGAACCTCAGCGACAGGCGGCAGGTACACAGCAATATACAGAGGGTGCTGCATTATTAAAAGGAGATCATTGTGGATACAATAAGACTTATTTCACCCGACCACGATCATGCCAAGGATATCTGGGCATTCAGGAGTGAGATACTGGAAAATGATGCAGACAGCGAAGATCAGTTTGCAGGCTGTATGTCATTGGATACTTGCAGTTCCGTCGAAGAATGGATACGCATCTGTGAACTTCGCAGTAACAAAGCAACGTGCGGCGAAGTCGGTTCACAGGTACCATCTGACACATATCTGGCGGTCAGGCAAAGTGACGATCGTATTGTTGGGATAATTGATCTGCGACACCACATAGACCACCCTATTCTCGGGACTTGGGGCGGGCACTGCGGATATTCCGTTCGTCCCTCGGAACGCAGAAAGGGCTACGGCAAGGAAATGCTACGCTTGAATATTCAGAACGCCAGAAAGCTCGGCATAGAAAAGATGCTTGTAACGTGCAACGCTGATAACATTGCCAGTGAGAAAATCATTCTTGATAACGGTGGGGTATTCGAGAAAACCATCGATGTCGATGGTGCTCAGATGAAGCGTTACTGGATCACGGTATAAAATGAATAGTGGATAATGTATAATTTATAATAGTAGCTTCAGAGGTATCGTCTTACGGTACCTCTTGTTTTTTTGCACACAAAAAGACACCGACCTCCCGGCTCGGTGTCTTTTCGTAGTAAGGAAAGTAAAATGAATTAAAAACATGAATGTCGTTATTTAAGGTACTCAATCGGGCTTATAGTTCTCTTTGATAGCTATATACTCCTTCATGAGCTGTACCGCACCCTGTATCCCCGTCTTGGACGTATTGATGCACAGGTCGAAATTGGGAGCTGCGCCCCATTTCTGGTCGGTATAATAATTATAATAGGAAGCACGGCGTTTATCGGTCTTCTTGATGAAGTCCTCCACCTTGTCCTTTTCAATATCGTATCTGCCAAGGATACGCGCTTTTTTATCAGCCAGGTCTCCCGTTAGGAAGAAATTGATGACCCTCGGGTTATCCCTTAAAACATAGTCTGCACATCTGCCGACTATAACGCAGGGACCCTTATCGCCAAGTTTCCTGATAGTATCGAACTGCGCAAGAAATATCTTGTGGTTCAGAGGTAGGTCGGGATTTATCCTGCCATCCGCAGATACAGGATAACTGCCCATAACAAGGGAGAACAGAAAGCTGTTGGTATAACTCTCGTCGTTCTTGACGAAAAGCTCTTCGCATATCCCGCTGTCCTTGGAAGCCATTTCCAGAAGCTCTTTATCATAAAACGGGATATCAAGATCTTTGGCAAGCAGCTTGCCGATCTCTCTGCCGCCGCTGCCAAACTCACGGCTTATAGTTATGATAGACCTCATGGAACATCGCTCCTTTCCTTTGGGCTGATTTTATTATAGCATATTTTTTGTGTTTTGTATACAAAAATTACGAAAAATCATTCACAAATTTAGCGAAATTATTTTGTGCATTTTATCAATTGACATTTTATTAACGCATTGTTACGCAAATAAAAATGAAAGAATTCTTGCAGGTATATCAAATCATATATGACCCATGGTAAACAGGATTTGTTTTATAGGTCGGAAATGTGGGGTATCGGCTAAAAATTAGTCTATACTAACTGAATTATACACAGCTAACCGAACATTTTGCGTAAAAATGCATAAAAAAATGCAATTAAGTTTGGTTATTAATTTTTCCAAAATGCTTGAAAAGAAAGTCGAAATAATGTATAATAATAATGTTGGCTGCGCCTTGATTTATGGGGCATATACGCACTTATATCCCCTATGTAAAAAGGTATAACAGACGGCTTTGTTTTTATGTCCGGAGAAATTCTGCATTTTGCACATTTCGCAGAGGATGATGACTGTCTTTATACGCGCAGCGCATGATCAGTATATTTTGTTATGCAAAATCAATTAAGGAGGTTATTTTATGACTGAGAAAACCGTTATTCCTTTTCAGGGTACTCCTGAGCAGGAGGCACAGCTTAAGGAAGTCATTGCTAAGCACCATGACCAGCCCGGTGGACTGATGCCTACATTGCAGGAGGCTCAGGGGATCTACGGCTATCTTCCTATCGAGGTCCAGAAGATGATCGCTGACGGACTGGGCGTTTCACTGTCGGAGGTATTCGGCGTTGCAACATTCTACAGCCAGTTCTCTCTTACCCCCAAGGGCAAGCACAGGATCAGCGTCTGTCTCGGTACTGCCTGCTATGTTAAGGGCTCCGATAAGATACTGGAGGCTGTTGAAGCAAAGCTGGGCATAAAGAGCGGTGAGTGTACTGCTGATGGTATGTTCTCCATCGATTCCTGCCGCTGCGTTGGCGCATGCGGTCTGGCTCCCGTAATGCTGGTAGACGAGGACGTTTACGGCAAGCTGAAACCCGAACAGGTCGCAAAGATCCTGGATAGCTACAAGTAAGGAGGTAAGGCAGTATGACCATCGAAGAACTGAATAAGATCAAAGCCGCTAAGGCGGATATCGTTAAAGTCAGGACAATAATCGCTGAGGAAGGCGAGAAGCTCGCCAAGGAAACAGGCTACCGCAAGCAGGTACTCGTATGCGGCGGTACCGGCTGCCAGTCCTCACATTCTATGGACGTTCTGAAGGCTCTGAAAGATGAGCTGGCTGCAAAGGGCATCGCTGACGAAGTACTCGTTGTAAGAACAGGCTGCTTCGGTCTTTGCTCTCTCGGTCCTATCGTTATTGTATACCCCGAGGGTGCTTTCTATGCACAGGCTACTCCCGAGGGCATCAAGAGAATCGTTGACGAGCATCTCGTAAACGGCGAGATCTGCAAGGATCTGCTGTATCAGGAGACTGTTCACGAGGACGGTTCCATCATTTCTCTGTATGAGACAAACTTCTACAGAAAGCAGAAGAGAATAGCTCTGAGAAACTGCGGCGTTATCGACCCCGAGGATATCGAGGAGTATATCGCTACCGACGGTTATCAGGCACTGTATAAGGCACTGACCTCCATGACTCCCGATGAGGTAGTTAAGGAAGTTCTCGATTCCGGTATCAGAGGACGCGGCGGTGCAGGCTTCCCCACCGGCAGAAAGTGGATGTTCACAAAGGACGCTCCCGGCGATGTTAAGTACGTTGCTTGTAACGCAGACGAGGGCGACCCCGGCGCATTCATGGACAGATCTATCCTCGAGGGTGACCCCCACGCTGTTATCGAGGCTATGACAATAGCTTCCTACGCTGTAGGCGCTCACCAGGGTTATGTATACGTAAGAGCTGAGTATCCTGTTGCTGTTAACAGACTCCAGATCGCTCTGGATCAGGCAAGAGAGTACGGTCTGCTTGGCAAGGACATCCTGGGCACAGGTCACGATTTCGATATCGAGATCAGACTGGGTGCAGGTGCGTTCGTATGCGGCGAAGAGACTGCTCTGCTGACCTCTATCGAGGGTAACAGAGGTGAGCCTCGTCCGAGACCTCCTTTCCCTGCTGTTAAGGGTCTGTTCGGCAAGCCTACTCTGCTGAACAACGTTGAGACATACGCTAACATTGCACAGATCATCAGAAAGGGTGCTGCTTGGTACTCTGCTATGGGTACTGAGAAGTCCAAGGGTACTAAGGTATTCGCTCTGGGCGGCAAGATCACTAACGTTGGTCTGGTTGAGATACCCATGGGTACTACTCTCCGTGAGATCATCGAAGAGATCGGCGGCGGTATCCCTGATGGCAAGGCATTCAAGGCTGCGCAGACAGGTGGTCCTTCAGGCGGATGTATCCCTGCACAGCATATAGATACTCCTATCGACTACGAGAGCCTCGCTGCTCTGGGCTCCATGATGGGTTCAGGCGGACTTATCGTTATGGACGAGGACAACTGTATGGTCGATGTATCCAAGTTCTACCTCAACTTCACTGTTGATGAGAGCTGCGGTAAGTGTACTCCCTGCCGTGTTGGTACAAGAAAGCTCCTCCAGCTGCTGGAGAAGATCACTGACGGCAAGGGCGAGATGGAGGATCTGGAGAAGATCCAGGATCTGGCTACACACATGAAGTCTTCTTCACTGTGCGCACTGGGTCAGTCTGCTCCTAACCCTGTACTCTCCACACTTCAGTATTTCGGCGACGAGTATCTTGCTCACATCAAGGACAAGAAATGTCCTGCAGGCGTCTGCAAGAACCTGCTCCAGTATGAGATCATCGCCGACAAGTGCAAGGGCTGTACGCTCTGCGCTAGAAATTGTCCCGCAAACGCTATTACAGGTACTGTCAAGAATCCTCACGTTATCGATACAACCAAGTGTATCAAGTGCGGTGTCTGCATGAACAACTGTAAGTTCGGCGCTATCATCAAGAAGTAAGAGGAGGGTATAGAACTATGGAAATGATTCATCTTAAAATAAACGGCATACCTGTTGAAGTTCCCGCAGGTTCTACCGTTCTCGAAGCTGCTAAGGCTGCTAATGTTGATATACCTACACTCTGCTACCTGAAGGACGTTAACTGCATCGGCGCTTGCCGTATCTGTGTAGTTGAGATCACAGGCGCAAGAGGTCTTGTTGCTGCTTGTACACATCCTGCAGCAGAAGGCATGGAGGTATTCACAAATACTCCTAAGGTAAGAAAGTCCAGAAAGACTACTCTGGAACTTCTCCTTTCCAACCACAAGAAGAAGTGTCTCTCCTGCGTAAGAGCTAACAACTGCGAGCTGCAGAAGCTCAGCATTGCTTACGGCGCAGATGAGGACAGATTCATGCCCGAGGAAATGAACAAGCCTATCGATGACTCCACTCCTTTCCTCGTAAGAGATAACAACAAGTGCATCCAGTGTATGAGATGCGTTGCTGCTTGTAAGAATGTACAGAGTGTTTCTGTTATCGGCAACATCAGAAGAGGTTTCAACGTTCACGTTGGTTCCGCATTCGATATGCCTCTGGCATCTACCGCTTGCGTAGGCTGCGGTCAGTGTATCGTATCCTGCCCTGTTGGCGCTCTTACCGAGAAGAGCAGCGAAAAGAAGGTTTGGGACGCTATCGCAGATCCCGAGAAGAAGGTCGTATTCTTCACCGCTCCTTCTATCAGAGCTACTCTGGGCGAAGAGTTCGGCAACCCTGTTGGTACTAACGTTGAGGGCAAGATGGTCGCTGCTATCAGAAGACTGGGCGACGTTAACATCTTCAACATGGACGTTACTGCCGACCTGACGATCATGGAAGAAGCTAACGAGCTGATCGAGAGGATTCAGAACAAGGGCACTCTGCCTATGTTCACCTCTTGCTGCCCCGGTTGGGTAAAGTTCTGTGAGCACTTCTATCCTGATTTCCTGCCTCATCTGTCGAGCTGCAAGTCTCCTCAGCAGATGTTCGGCGCACTGCTCAAGAGCTACTACTGCCAGAAGAACGGCATCGATCCCAAGAACCTGTTCGTAGTCAGCGTTATCCCTTGTACTGCTAAGAAGTTCGAGGTAACAAGAGAAGAGCAGAGAAACGGCGATTATGATGACGTTGATGTTGCACTCACAACCCGTGAGCTGGGCAGAATGATCAGAGAAGCTGGTATCGACTTCAATGCTCTGCCTGACGAGAAGTTCGACGATCCTTTCGAGATCGCTTCCGGTGCAGGCGCTATCTTCGGCGCAACAGGCGGCGTTATGGAGGCTGCTCTCAGAACCGCAGCTGTTAAGCTGGACGGCAAGTGCGAGCCTCTGGAGTTCCACGATGTAAGAGGTACAAAGGGTCTGAAGGAAGCTACCTACACAGTAGGCGGCGTTACCGTAAAGGTAGCAGTTGCTTCCGGTCTTGCTAACGCAAGAGAGATCATCGACGGCATACTCTCCGGCGAGAGAGATTACCAGTTCGTTGAGATCATGGCTTGTCCCGGCGGTTGTATCAACGGCGGCGGTCAGCCTGTTCAGAGCGACGCAGTTAGAAACTTCGTTGACCTCAAGGCTATCAGAGCTAAGGCTCTGTACGATGCAGACAGCAGCATGAAGCTGAGAATGTCTCACGAGAGCCCTGTTTGCGATATGCTGTACAAGGACTTCTTTGAAGCTCCCGGCGCTCACAACGCTCACAAGTATCTGCATACTACCTACGTTAAGAGAGGCAAGTATCAGGACTAATATGCTAATACGTTCAGCCCGCAGAATTTTCTGCGGGCTGTTTTTTGTTGGTTTGATGGGTCATCTTACAGCAAAGAACGCAGGCTCGGAAGATGGCGTCGGGATAGAAGACGGCATTGTTCGGAGATGAAATCTATCTGTTCCACAAGGTCGGCAGGTGCGGCTGTGGCAAGAGCGGGCAGTCGGCTCATTTCGGCGGATATTGCTGATACGCTGTTGAAGTTTTCGAGAAATGAGAGTATCTTGCAGTGTTCCTGCCAGCAGGTGCGAAGCTCGGATACAGCGGCTGACGGGTCTGCATCGGCGAGTGCTTGTTCTCTTATCTCGGCGCAAAGGCTCTGAATTCGGGTGTTAGCATTTCTGATGTATGCGGCGGACAGGATACCTGCGGCGAGGATAGAGGTCAGCAGGGTCAGGCTTATCAGAAGTCGTTTCATTGATTTTTCTCCTTTTTTATAATAGTATATTTTGATGGGCTTTCGGCGGTCATTATGAAGATATCGGTGATCGATGCGCCATCGGCTTTGACAACTTTGTTCAGCCATTCCATATCAAGACCTAAAAATCTCAGGGCGGCGGTGGAAACTTCACCGTCGCTTATCAGCATGACGGGTGGGTTTGTGTTTTCGGGAGTCATGCCTAAGTCCTTGGCAGTGGGCGGTACGGAAGACTTCTTCGGGCAGATGGAGATAGTACCTGTTGTTTCGGCTACTGCGAACTGGACATCGGCGAGGTCGAAAATCTGCTGTGCGCGTAACGATGCCATGAGATCATCGGTGGTGAAGCGAAGTTCACGCATCACTTTCTGGTCGATCTTGCCGTCGGATATTATCAGTTTTGATGAACCGCTGACAGTACGGCGGATACGCCGCGACCTCAGCGAAAGATATGACACTAAGACATCTATGCTGACGAGTGTGAAGACGGGAACGATGCCCATTATCATGGGTATGCTGATATCTTCGACGGTGAGGGTCACGATGTTGGAAAGAAGCATTGTTATCACAAGTTCCGAGGGCTGAAGATCGCCTATCTGGCGCTTTCCCATAAGTCGGACGGCTGCGGTTATTACAAAATACAGGATAATTGAGCGGATAAAAACTATAAGCATTTTATTCTCCTTTTTTATGGCATTAGCAATTTATAGGAAAGTACACAAAGCTCATGACAATAATTATTAATTATGAATTATGAAATGTGAATTAAAAATTTAAACCGTTGCATTTTTCTGCGGAATGTGATATAATATACTGTGTATGTATAATTAGGCGGGTCAATTGACCGCCGAAAGGTTAATCCCGGAAAGAGCTGATGATACAATGACCGATTTTTCGGATAAATACAGCGTATTGCGCGATTTCTTCGGGCATACGGATTTTCGTGAGGGACAGCTACCTCTTATCGATGCGCTTCTCAGCGGACGCGATGCTGTGGGCATAATGCCTACTGGTGCGGGAAAATCCATGTGCTATCAGATACCTGCGCTGATGCTTGATGGCATAACGCTTGTCATATCGCCGCTGATATCGCTGATGAAAGATCAGGTCAACAGCCTTATACAGTCGGGCGTGAGGGCGGCTTATCTTAATTCTTCCCTTACGACACAGCAGTACAACACCGCAATAGCCAATGCTTCGCGGGGAATGTACAAGCTGATATATGTTGCACCCGAAAGGCTTTGTACGCCATCTTTTCTGGGACTTGCAAGGAATGTGAAGATATCGCTGGTAGCTGTGGACGAAGCACACTGCGTATCTCAGTGGGGACAGGATTTCCGACCACATTATCTGAGGATATCCGAGTTTCTTGAACAGCTTCCTTATCGTCCTACGGTTGGCGCATTCACGGCAACGGCGACAGACCAGGTAAGGTCGGATATCGTGCGTATGCTGGGACTTAACGACCCTGTATCGGTGACCACGGGATTTGACCGTGAGAACCTCTATTTCGGAGTGAAACACGCTAAGGACAAGTATGCTGCCGCTAAGAAGATAGTTCTGGAAAACAAGGGCAGCTGCGGGATAATCTACTGTGCCACCAGAAAAGCGGTGGACGAGGTCAGCGAAAAGCTGACTGCTGACGGCATCGCCTGCACGAGGTATCATGCGGGGCTTTCGGCAGAGGAAAGAAAAAAGAATCAGGACGATTTCATATATGACCGTGTGAACCTTATCGCGGCGACCAATGCTTTCGGCATGGGCATAGATAAATCCAATGTCAGCTTTGTCATCCATTATAATATGCCCAAAAATCTTGAAAATTATTATCAGGAAGCGGGCCGTGCAGGCCGTGACGGAAGTGAGGCAAAATGCATACTTCTGTATGGGGCGCGGGATATAGTTACCAATAAATTCCTTATTGAAAATTCGCGGGATAATTCGGAACTGGACGATGAGGCGCAGGAACTTGTCAAAAAGCGTGATCTGCAAAAGCTTCGTCAGATGACGGATTACTGCAACACAGGCAGATGTCTTAGGCAGTTCATACTGGATTATTTCGGCGAAAAGCGCCAATGCAGCTGCGGAAACTGCTCGAACTGTCTTGGAGAGACAGAACTTACTGATATAACCGTTGATGCGCAGAAGATACTTTCCTGCGTATACAGACTGCATCAGAGGAATATGCATTTCGGTGCGGTGGTGGTATCCGCTGTGCTGAAAGGTTCTGCAAATTCAAAGATAAAGCAGTTCGGACTGGATACCCTTTCCACCTATTCGATAATGAAAGATGTATCCACAGCGCAGATACGCTCCGAGATACAGTATTTACAGGCTGAGGGCTATCTTACCGAGGGCGAGCACAGCACGCTTGTGCTGACACGGAGGTCTGCTGAGGTGCTGATGCAGAATAAAAAGGTAAGTATGCGTCTGCCGAAGCACAGCAAGGACGAACCTGCTGTTATCAAAAAGAAAGAGCGCGGCGTTACCGCTTTTGACAGAGAACTGTTCGAGCGTTTGCGTGAACTTCGTGCGAAGCTGGCGGCAGAGATATCGGTGCCAGCCTACATAGTTTTCGGAGATTCTGCACTGCGTGAGATGTGCGTGCGTATGCCTGTGACACAGAGCGATTTTCTGGAAGTGCCCGGCGTGGGCAAGGTAAAGCAGGAGAGGTATGGTATGTACTTCACGGCGGAGATAAACAAGTATCTCCGTGAACACCCCGAAAGGAAAAATATGCAGTCGGATACTGCCGAAAGCGGAAGTCTGGCTGATATGATAAAGAACGGCGCGGAGGGTCTGCAAGGTATGGACGAAGAGCTTTCTCTTCCGCAGATGTGTGACGAGATACTCACTCAGCTGGGACTCAGCGCCGACAAGAAGCCTGTCAGCGAGGCTATAAAAAGTTGGCTCATAAACGAGAACTACCTCACTGAAAAGGTGGAGAACGGTCAGAAACGACTGGCGGCTACCATACTTTCGGAGGAGGCAGGGATAATCGAGAGGGAAAAGATATCATCTCTCAACAGGACTTACAAGACCGTTCTTTTCCCGAGAACGGCACAGGAATTCGTTTATGATAATCTTAATGAGATATTGTAGTAGTTGGATAAAGTATAAGGAAAGAAGCTGTTGAAATGTCATATTTAAAAGATAAGAAGAGAGTTGTGGTAAAGGTCGGTACATCTACCCTTACCCACCGCACGGGCAGACTTAATATAAGGCGCGTTGAGGGACTGGTAAAGAATCTGGCAGACCTGCAGAATGCGGGTCACGAGATAATACTTGTATCAAGCGGCGCTATCGGTCTGGGTATGTCAAAGATAGGTCTGGTGGAACGACCAAAGGATACCCCCACAAAGCAGGCGTGTGCGGCTGTGGGTCAGTGTGAGCTTATGTACCTTTATGACAAGCTTTTTGCGGAATACAGCATAAATGTGGCACAGCTTCTGCTGACAAAGTTCGTGCTGTTAGAGGACAGAAGACAGAACGTTCAGAACGCTCTGGAAAGAGTTATACAGCTTGGTGCTATACCGATAGTCAACGAGAATGACACTGTTGCCATCGATGAGCTGGAGCTTGAAGTTGGCGAGAACGATTCGCTGGCGGCTACCGTGGCTAAGATAGCAAATGCCGATCTGCTGATAATAATGTCAGATATCGACGGACTTTACGACGCCGATCCCCGTCTTGACCCCGATGCCAAGCTGATACCCGTAGTTGAAGAACTTACCGACGATATCAGGAAACTTGCAGGCGGTGCAGGCACCAAGATGGGTACAGGCGGTATGATAACCAAGATAAACGCCGCCGAGATAGCTGTCAATAATGGCATCGATATGATAATACTCAACGGCAAGAACCCCGATAATCTGTACTACCTGTTCGAGACAGGAAGTCTGGGCACAAGGTTCAAGGCTAAGGGTTCACTTGCCGAAAAGAAAGAGCCTGCTATCGACGAGAGCAGTGACAGCGATATAGTTGAAGATCAGTGATATACATACCGTTTATACCAACCGAGATAGTATTCGCTGTGTTGTGGGTCATCATAAGAGCGGTGTTGGCTTTAAAGAACAAAAAGCTGC from Ruminococcus albus AD2013 includes:
- the ptsP gene encoding phosphoenolpyruvate--protein phosphotransferase, whose product is MVTLRGRSVYRGIARGVISFYQRDQVSVTKIKINDPEKEWDRYMNAKEGAVEELRILREKTAEEIGETDAAIFYIHELILGDSQYERGVRGLIFDERLNAEYAVAKTSQTLAELMRQGDSEYIRERSADVYDASERLIRQLQNLSAKEFVLDDISIICAEDLLPSETATLDKTKVAAFCTMGGSINSHTAILARTMNIPALIGLGDVKLEDFDGRFAIVDGYDGVIYIEPDNETQIKLARREEEEERKSELLQRLKGRKNVTRDGREIEVYANIGGLADLESAIENDAGGIGLLRSEFLYLQRDSFPDEEELFYNYRRVVEDMKGKRVVIRTLDIGADKTADYFNLDKEENPALGMRAVRLCLRRQDIFKTQLRALLRASAYGKLSILIPMVIDVDEVYRVKDIMHKVKDELLSKHIAFGNDVELGVMIETPAAVMISDLLAREVDFFSIGTNDLEQYTLAIDRQNPNYENVVPPNHLAVLRMIKLVVDNAHSKGIKVCLCGEMGADLSLTEILLDMQLDSLSVAPPQILPVRRMIRSLNLSDRRQVHSNIQRVLHY
- a CDS encoding GNAT family N-acetyltransferase; its protein translation is MDTIRLISPDHDHAKDIWAFRSEILENDADSEDQFAGCMSLDTCSSVEEWIRICELRSNKATCGEVGSQVPSDTYLAVRQSDDRIVGIIDLRHHIDHPILGTWGGHCGYSVRPSERRKGYGKEMLRLNIQNARKLGIEKMLVTCNADNIASEKIILDNGGVFEKTIDVDGAQMKRYWITV
- a CDS encoding AAA family ATPase, whose product is MRSIITISREFGSGGREIGKLLAKDLDIPFYDKELLEMASKDSGICEELFVKNDESYTNSFLFSLVMGSYPVSADGRINPDLPLNHKIFLAQFDTIRKLGDKGPCVIVGRCADYVLRDNPRVINFFLTGDLADKKARILGRYDIEKDKVEDFIKKTDKRRASYYNYYTDQKWGAAPNFDLCINTSKTGIQGAVQLMKEYIAIKENYKPD
- the nuoE gene encoding NADH-quinone oxidoreductase subunit NuoE — encoded protein: MTEKTVIPFQGTPEQEAQLKEVIAKHHDQPGGLMPTLQEAQGIYGYLPIEVQKMIADGLGVSLSEVFGVATFYSQFSLTPKGKHRISVCLGTACYVKGSDKILEAVEAKLGIKSGECTADGMFSIDSCRCVGACGLAPVMLVDEDVYGKLKPEQVAKILDSYK
- the nuoF gene encoding NADH-quinone oxidoreductase subunit NuoF produces the protein MTIEELNKIKAAKADIVKVRTIIAEEGEKLAKETGYRKQVLVCGGTGCQSSHSMDVLKALKDELAAKGIADEVLVVRTGCFGLCSLGPIVIVYPEGAFYAQATPEGIKRIVDEHLVNGEICKDLLYQETVHEDGSIISLYETNFYRKQKRIALRNCGVIDPEDIEEYIATDGYQALYKALTSMTPDEVVKEVLDSGIRGRGGAGFPTGRKWMFTKDAPGDVKYVACNADEGDPGAFMDRSILEGDPHAVIEAMTIASYAVGAHQGYVYVRAEYPVAVNRLQIALDQAREYGLLGKDILGTGHDFDIEIRLGAGAFVCGEETALLTSIEGNRGEPRPRPPFPAVKGLFGKPTLLNNVETYANIAQIIRKGAAWYSAMGTEKSKGTKVFALGGKITNVGLVEIPMGTTLREIIEEIGGGIPDGKAFKAAQTGGPSGGCIPAQHIDTPIDYESLAALGSMMGSGGLIVMDEDNCMVDVSKFYLNFTVDESCGKCTPCRVGTRKLLQLLEKITDGKGEMEDLEKIQDLATHMKSSSLCALGQSAPNPVLSTLQYFGDEYLAHIKDKKCPAGVCKNLLQYEIIADKCKGCTLCARNCPANAITGTVKNPHVIDTTKCIKCGVCMNNCKFGAIIKK
- a CDS encoding NADH-dependent [FeFe] hydrogenase, group A6 — translated: MEMIHLKINGIPVEVPAGSTVLEAAKAANVDIPTLCYLKDVNCIGACRICVVEITGARGLVAACTHPAAEGMEVFTNTPKVRKSRKTTLELLLSNHKKKCLSCVRANNCELQKLSIAYGADEDRFMPEEMNKPIDDSTPFLVRDNNKCIQCMRCVAACKNVQSVSVIGNIRRGFNVHVGSAFDMPLASTACVGCGQCIVSCPVGALTEKSSEKKVWDAIADPEKKVVFFTAPSIRATLGEEFGNPVGTNVEGKMVAAIRRLGDVNIFNMDVTADLTIMEEANELIERIQNKGTLPMFTSCCPGWVKFCEHFYPDFLPHLSSCKSPQQMFGALLKSYYCQKNGIDPKNLFVVSVIPCTAKKFEVTREEQRNGDYDDVDVALTTRELGRMIREAGIDFNALPDEKFDDPFEIASGAGAIFGATGGVMEAALRTAAVKLDGKCEPLEFHDVRGTKGLKEATYTVGGVTVKVAVASGLANAREIIDGILSGERDYQFVEIMACPGGCINGGGQPVQSDAVRNFVDLKAIRAKALYDADSSMKLRMSHESPVCDMLYKDFFEAPGAHNAHKYLHTTYVKRGKYQD
- a CDS encoding DUF4363 family protein is translated as MKRLLISLTLLTSILAAGILSAAYIRNANTRIQSLCAEIREQALADADPSAAVSELRTCWQEHCKILSFLENFNSVSAISAEMSRLPALATAAPADLVEQIDFISEQCRLLSRRHLPSLRSLL
- a CDS encoding DUF421 domain-containing protein, encoding MGKRQIGDLQPSELVITMLLSNIVTLTVEDISIPMIMGIVPVFTLVSIDVLVSYLSLRSRRIRRTVSGSSKLIISDGKIDQKVMRELRFTTDDLMASLRAQQIFDLADVQFAVAETTGTISICPKKSSVPPTAKDLGMTPENTNPPVMLISDGEVSTAALRFLGLDMEWLNKVVKADGASITDIFIMTAESPSKYTIIKKEKNQ
- the recQ gene encoding DNA helicase RecQ codes for the protein MTDFSDKYSVLRDFFGHTDFREGQLPLIDALLSGRDAVGIMPTGAGKSMCYQIPALMLDGITLVISPLISLMKDQVNSLIQSGVRAAYLNSSLTTQQYNTAIANASRGMYKLIYVAPERLCTPSFLGLARNVKISLVAVDEAHCVSQWGQDFRPHYLRISEFLEQLPYRPTVGAFTATATDQVRSDIVRMLGLNDPVSVTTGFDRENLYFGVKHAKDKYAAAKKIVLENKGSCGIIYCATRKAVDEVSEKLTADGIACTRYHAGLSAEERKKNQDDFIYDRVNLIAATNAFGMGIDKSNVSFVIHYNMPKNLENYYQEAGRAGRDGSEAKCILLYGARDIVTNKFLIENSRDNSELDDEAQELVKKRDLQKLRQMTDYCNTGRCLRQFILDYFGEKRQCSCGNCSNCLGETELTDITVDAQKILSCVYRLHQRNMHFGAVVVSAVLKGSANSKIKQFGLDTLSTYSIMKDVSTAQIRSEIQYLQAEGYLTEGEHSTLVLTRRSAEVLMQNKKVSMRLPKHSKDEPAVIKKKERGVTAFDRELFERLRELRAKLAAEISVPAYIVFGDSALREMCVRMPVTQSDFLEVPGVGKVKQERYGMYFTAEINKYLREHPERKNMQSDTAESGSLADMIKNGAEGLQGMDEELSLPQMCDEILTQLGLSADKKPVSEAIKSWLINENYLTEKVENGQKRLAATILSEEAGIIEREKISSLNRTYKTVLFPRTAQEFVYDNLNEIL
- the proB gene encoding glutamate 5-kinase, encoding MSYLKDKKRVVVKVGTSTLTHRTGRLNIRRVEGLVKNLADLQNAGHEIILVSSGAIGLGMSKIGLVERPKDTPTKQACAAVGQCELMYLYDKLFAEYSINVAQLLLTKFVLLEDRRQNVQNALERVIQLGAIPIVNENDTVAIDELELEVGENDSLAATVAKIANADLLIIMSDIDGLYDADPRLDPDAKLIPVVEELTDDIRKLAGGAGTKMGTGGMITKINAAEIAVNNGIDMIILNGKNPDNLYYLFETGSLGTRFKAKGSLAEKKEPAIDESSDSDIVEDQ